In a single window of the Mustelus asterias chromosome 3, sMusAst1.hap1.1, whole genome shotgun sequence genome:
- the il17rb gene encoding interleukin-17 receptor B, whose protein sequence is MESHERTPSDILDLEVQLQLSEKRQIPVLNISWTISPDGSIQELRATMICIQHQRNICFRCNYNASFKKERNPQNQAWHFHYAEYPADPSTTYFVTAFNIPSPNIDGFPPEKSKHIFTPSCYDVAMKNHEKCQDANWNPNMSVCMINNDVVINFTTSANSLKYDVQLLICDNINTPMLNGTTIPQSNRSRISITFVQNNQLDLSVKYCVILQPYFPECHNYCLIREEVLNCSKKIGHVPMVFGFTVLSVLLFALGAALFVVCILGKVNRRILFNNDAQLLQPLKVLIVYSMDSTLFQNVVLNFAELLQSSNGIQIIIDMWQKRNIAEMGPAQWLASQKENADKVIIVCSKGAKMKWDAICHKTNLHQKMNSSEDMYSTALNIFCSDLQNGSHLHKYSIVHFDEISSAKDIPSIFSSCVKYCLGKDINKFYKDLHGASQNTSGKHAILMPYYNYKIQYNHKMKFPILELKHWQNINPI, encoded by the exons ATGGAATCACATGAGAGGACGCCTTCAGATATTTTAGATTTGGAAGTTCAGCTACAACTGTCTGAAAAAAGACAGATTCCAGTGCTTAATATCAGCTGGACTATCAGTCCAGATG GAAGTATTCAAGAGCTTAGAGCAACTATGATATGCATTCAACATCAGCGAAACATCTGTTTTCGATGCAATTACAATGCATCGTTCAAAAAGGAGCGAAATCCTCAAAATCAAGCA TGGCATTTTCATTATGCTGAATATCCTGCTGATCCAAGTACCACATACTTTGTAACAGCTTTCAACATTCCGTCACCAAACATTGATGGATTCCCACCTGAAAAATCCAAACATATTTTCACACCAT CTTGTTATGATGTGGCAATGAAAAATCATGAAAAATGTCAAG ATGCGAATTGGAATCCAAACATGTCTGTGTGCATGATCAATAATGATGTGGTAATCAATTTTACCACCAGTGCAAATTCGTTGAAATATGATGTTCAGTTGCTCATATGTGATAACATTAACACACCAATGTTAAATGGAACTACAATTCCTCAG TCAAACAGATCAAGAATATCTATAACGTTTGTGCAGAATAATCAACTAGATCTTTCTGTAAAGTATTGCGTAATA CTACAACCATATTTCCCTGAATGTCATAATTACTGTCTTATACGTGAAGAAGTGCTCAACTGCTCCAAGAAAATTG GACACGTACCTATGGTCTTTGGTTTCACTGTActcagtgtgctcctatttgcCTTGGGAGCTGCGCTGTTTGTGGTTTGTATACTAG GCAAAGTCAATAGAAGAATCTTATTCAACAATGATGCACAACTACTGCAACCCCTTAAAGTCTTAATTGTTTACTCTATGGATAGTACACTCTTCCAAAATGTTGTCCTGAATTTTGCTGAATTACTTCAGAGTTCCAACGGCATCCAGATAATCATTGACATGTGGCAAAAGAGAAACATTGCTGAAATGGGGCCTGCTCAATGGCTTGCCTCCCAGAAGGAGAATGCAGATAAGGTCATTATTGTATGTTCCAAAGGTGCCAAAATGAAGTGGGATGCCATTTGTCACAAAACAAACTTGCATCAAAAAATGAATAGTTCAGAGGACATGTATTCTACTGCCTTAAATATATTTTGTAGTGATTTGCAAAATGGTTCACATCTGCATAAGTATAGCATTGTCCACTTTGATGAAATAAGTTCAGCAAAAGATATTCCTAGTATCTTCAGTTCATGTGTGAAGTACTGCCTGGGGAAAGACATCAATAAATTTTACAAAGATCTGCATGGCGCCTCACAGAATACAAGTGGTAAACATGCTATTCTGATGCCATATTACAATTATAAAATTCAATATAATCACAAGATGAAATTCCCAATTTTGGAATTAAAGCATTGGCAAAACATCAATCCAATTTGA